The following DNA comes from Marichromatium purpuratum 984.
GCCGCTGGCGAGGGGCTGATCAGTAACAATGTGCTGCACAACAGGACGGCCTTCGCCCCCGCCACCCAACGGGAGCGGGCACGTGAATTGTTGCGGATCCGTTACATCGACCGGGTCAACCCCGATTCGTGGACGGTATAATCGCGCACTCGTCCATCGACGTGACCACGAGACGTGGTCGAGTCCCGACCGATGCCGCGAGCGAGGTCCACCGGCCCGGCAACGCTCAGCATGATAGGCACAGTCTCCAGCAGACGCCCCACACCACGATCAGAAGGAACGGTTGCGTCAACCCATGCTCAAGCTCAGTGACATCCTCATCGCCAACCAGGATCTCGAATCCTTCGACGAACTCCTGCCCCTGGTCCAGACCGTCGCACGCACCGGAGAACGCTTCTTCCGCATGGACGTCCGCCCCCCCCTACCCCGACACCCCGGATGATTGGGAAGACCGCCTCGAAGCCGCCTTCAACGGCCTCATCCGTTAGCCGCAGGCCAGCCCCATGAAGCATCTCGATCTATTCGCCGAGCACCTGATCGACACCGCCGCCGAGTCGGTGATCGGTCACGGCGCCGAACAAACGGCGTTGCAGGCGCATCTGCAGGCACTCACCGAGCGGCTTGCCGAACTCGAACAGAGCAACGCGCCATGCGACGTGCTGGCCGACGCGCAGCTCCAGATGGCTCGCGCCCTGGTCGGCCTCGGTCGCGGCGACGAGGCCTGGTCGCTCGCCCGCACGGTCTTCGACACCTTCATCGAGCACGACCAGTTCGAACTCGCCGCCGATGCCTGCGATATCCTCTTCCAGTGCAACCGTCCCGAGTCGCTCACCGCCCTCGGCCAGGGCATCTGGCTGGCGGTCACCTGCCCGATCGACCCCGAACTCACCACCGAGCTGCTCACCCATGTTATCGAGGAGACCCCGGATGACGCCGATGGCGCCGCGGTCGCCGCGACCACCGCGCTGTTCCTCGCCGACGTACGCGCCGCCGGGCACCAACGCGAGGACCTGATGTTCTTCGCCACCCAGATGCTCGGCACCGTGGCGCGGCGCCACAGCGGTGTCGACAGCCCAGAGCAGCTCGATCAGTGGATGGAGCGGCTGGAACTCAAGGAACCGGAGAAGTTCCTGGTGCGACTGCGCAACGTCGTCGACGTGCTGGTCCAGGACGACTGGTGGTTCGACCGCCAGGCGCTGCAGGACCGCCTGCCCTTCGGACGCTGACACCATGTACTGGCAAGAACCCGAGCAGGAAGACGACTTCAGGGTCCCGGCAGACGTTGTCGAACTGGTCTTCGCGATCGACTGCCGGGCGCTCCCGGTCGATCATGCCGATGCCCTGCATCGCGCACTGATCGTCGCCCAGCCCTGGCTGGCCGAGACCGCCGGGCTCGGCATCCACAGCATCCACGGCGCCGGCTCACAGAACGGCTGGGAGCGCCCGCCGCACGGCACCGACACCTGCCTGCAGCTCTCGCGCCGCACCAAGCTGCGGCTGCGCGTCCCGCAACACCTGTCCGACTCGCTGCTGGCGACACTGCCGGGCAGCCACATCGAGGTCGCCGGTCATCCGCTGACCATCGGGCAGGGACGCATCCGATCGCTCGATCCCAACCCCACGCAGTTCGCCCGTCATGTCGTCTGCAGCGCCGAGGAGGACGAGAACGCCTTCCTCGAACGCGCCGCCGAGACGCTCGCCCGGATCGAGGTCGGGGTGCGCAAGGCGCTGTGCGGTCGCGCCCTCACGCTCGTCACCGCCGACGGCCCCCTTCACACCCGCAGCCTGCTGCTGGCAAATCTGCCGCCCGACGAGTCGATCCGGCTCCAGCAGCATGGGCTCGGGTCGCACCGTCACCTCGGCTGCGGACTGT
Coding sequences within:
- the cas6 gene encoding type I-MYXAN CRISPR-associated protein Cas6/Cmx6 — its product is MYWQEPEQEDDFRVPADVVELVFAIDCRALPVDHADALHRALIVAQPWLAETAGLGIHSIHGAGSQNGWERPPHGTDTCLQLSRRTKLRLRVPQHLSDSLLATLPGSHIEVAGHPLTIGQGRIRSLDPNPTQFARHVVCSAEEDENAFLERAAETLARIEVGVRKALCGRALTLVTADGPLHTRSLLLANLPPDESIRLQQHGLGSHRHLGCGLFIAHKGIDPVRPG